The genomic interval tactaatgacttacatgttggaatatgctccaatttctttcgcagccagtagcactacacgtgaggctaagaattttcacagaaaacttttgcaagtttggagttgttgatccatatgccatccaccattgcgctgttataaaataaattttaaatgaatacctactaggtaaatagcaaaaataatttttaaaaagaaagaggtagtacaaatgccactttacctggtgcttttgtcttcctttgtctcactgccaaactaattccaaagacgccactagcggcattgtatttttccaactcatttgaaactttatcttgcatttcaatagttggcagtaaccttgcaatacatttgtacaaacccgtcataatttcttcatcttgcaaaatgttggggtttgaatagaaaaattccggattcaagtagtgtgcacctgcatgcaacggttgatggagttggattcaagtagtgtgcagctgCATGCAACGGTTGATGGATTTGCcatccccacctcgtatcaataatttcaaatgcctccttgaatttatcccTCTCACCAAAAGTcttagctatggcttccttagccctatccattgcttcataaatgtatcccattgcaagtttcttttccccatcaaccaaacggagtacacgaacaagtggacctgttaacttaagagcatagacaatggtactccaaaaagtaggcatcaaaacaatagtaGCTACTCTTTTGCCAGCTgcctcctttgcccatttagtagtattccaatcttcagaGGTAAACATCTTCCTCGAGTTGTTCTTTTGAAGGTGGATTGAACGAAGGgtgatgaaggcagttgcaaatcttgtaactgcaggTCTTAGTAACTCCTTTCCTCCAGTGAACTGTCTCATCAAGTTCACAATGCCAACACGGTTATagatatagccattcaaaaaaattgcccttttcaaagttgcataaattgaaggcatcttcccaatatcctccaaaattaaatcaatgcaatgagcagcacacggtgtccaatataaatatggcctctttgcttccaacaatctccctgttcaaaaatcaaggaatgaagccattaaaatattaaaataaacaatatatacactatagaaagtagttctaggaataagttcttacctgctgcaacatagtttgacgcattgtcagtgaccacttgaatcacatttgattctccaatttcctctaccatctcatcaagtaatctgtacattctatctgcattcttgacaaGATTAGAAGCAacaatagacttgatgaatactgatccccttggagagttcattaagaagtttattatgtccttattagcaaccgaatctctccaaccatcagacataattgagcagccatattttgcccattcctccttatggaccttcaacaactctttcattcgACTAACTTCCTCCTTTAGAtaaggaactctcacttcatgatagctaagtggttttattccaggaccatattgtccaatcgattcaagtgccactgcaaagCTGCTCAGACGTACAGCATTAAATGGTATTccagcatcatacatccacctagcaaaatctcccattgccttttttcttagttctttcttgcacgcctcatttattgatgtttgcttcatcttcccttctttcctagcttgaacCACTTTCTTTGGTTTAggagtaaaaaacaagtctataggccccttctgttttggtttctttAAGTTGGATTGGTATGATCTTTTACTTTCATCACCAGTAAGCACTCTCTTGCCACGAATGTCAATTTGttgaacttcatcttcttcatcttcaccgtaatgatctatatcatcaaagttgggcaataactcattttcctccttttccatatctttcttcaacatatactctttaatctcctcacgtacatgagtagggcacttagagcattctttcacatttcaaaatcctccgacaatgtgttgtttttcccgaaatattcctccccttgtgactttaccacaaaaattgcaagtcaaattatttctatttttctgatcctccaaatgtgcatacttccatgcgGAATCTTTCTTTGCCGAGGCCTCACATCCAGAactagaatccatttaagattttagacttggcatcccgtatcctaactgaaaaaacaatgcatcatatatTTAAGGCAAATTCGACAATAACTCATTTTGTATTAGTAGCTAATAGCCTAATCCAAACAATAAcccatttaaaatttaagacttatataatgcatttccaaacaaattaaaaaacagtagctaaatttcaataaaaagaataaatattatgtattagttataatttataaacttacattaattaaactaaatattacaaattaaaaaacagtagctaaatttcagtaaagaataaatattatgtattagttataatttataagcttacattaattaaccaaatatttaatttattagcttacatataaagaagaagaagaagaaaaagagcaggcagcagtcagcagcacgcagcaagcaggcagcaggaagaagaagaagaagaagagaagcagcaggcagcaggacgcaagcagcagcagcagcagcagcagaagaagaagaagaagaagacttacaaagGTTCGAAGGCTTAAAGACGATCTTGCAGCTGGTTCAAAATGTTGAAGATGACGTGGCGAACTCACGTCGTGTTTGAAGGCAGTCAGACGAACTCACGGCTGCTTCGAAGGCAGGCAGACGAACTCGCGAGGGCTCCGGCCGGTTCAAAACGAAGTCACGCagggtcgtgcttcttcaaaatgtcaaagatgaactcacgatcctagttcgaagctcgaagacgaagtcACGAAGGCTTCCGGATGGTTCAAAGGCTCGcaaacgaactcacgaagggcttcgaagggtcaaAAGGGGCTAGGGCTCTGTTCGTTTGAGTCGAATGAGGGATACGGGTCTGGCTTGGGCTATTTCTCTCCTTTAAATGACTAAATATTCACAAGGCGTGCCTCACGGCGCCTGGCGCCCCACTGCACCTCGTCTCACCTAGGGTCGCCTCTTGCAAGTCGCCTCGCCCCACCTGGTATGAGGCGTAAGCCTCATcgcctcactgcgccttgcgcctagggcgcgcttttaactactatggcaccagtgaggaagagtaagttagttactatgaggggcaatagaaggggtagggttagacctaaaataacttgggaggagatagtaaggatttaatatccttgaatctgtcaaaagaaatggtccatgattgcataaattggcaaaaaattattcatatagccgaccccacctagtgggacttaaggcttggtttttttgttgttgttgttgtacactTTAAAGTGTTTTAATGCTCACTAATGGACCTACCTTCTTGGccatatttgaaaaacttttcaTATAGCTCAAAAACACAAGCTAATTTTTATATTGCGAAAAGCTTTCACGAAGATCATCCCACACAGCCTTGGTTGTTCTATGAAAAATCATGTTCGCAGTAATTCGTGGCTCCATGCTATTCCAAAACTACAAAGAAATATGTCATTCATTTTCCTCCAATATTCATAATCCTTAGTCTGAAAATAGGGGACAATGCATCAAATCAAGGGCTTGAGTGCTCTGTGTCACTTTCTTGTTATTGAGATTGTACAGTATATGCTAAGGTTGAATTTATCTCAGCTAAAATATACCTCGGAGTTgttaagtgagactagtttgttGGGAGCTAAACAAGTCAATACTTTCATGGATCCCAATGTGAACTTATCTAGGGATGTTAGAATAGACTTTGAAAACAAATGTAGATATAGTTGGTAAGTTGATCTACGTGAATGTAACTAGATCTAACATATCTTTTACGGTGGGATTGGGGAGGTCATAAAATCCCAAGCCACCACATTGGAATGTTGTTGGTAGGATTTTGTAATATAACAAGCACTCTCGCAACAAAGATTTGATATGTAAATGTAATAGAAACTATGATATAGTGGAATACTTAAATGCAAATTAGGCTAGCTCTATTGATGACCAAAGGTATACTACTCGATATTGTACATTTGTGGGAAGTAATCTTGTAACCT from Malania oleifera isolate guangnan ecotype guangnan chromosome 9, ASM2987363v1, whole genome shotgun sequence carries:
- the LOC131164993 gene encoding uncharacterized protein LOC131164993, encoding MLKKDMEKEENELLPNFDDIDHYGEDEEDEVQQIDIRGKRVLTGDESKRSYQSNLKKPKQKGPIDLFFTPKPKKVVQARKEGKMKQTSINEACKKELRKKAMGDFARWMYDAGIPFNAVRLSSFAVALESIGQYGPGIKPLSYHEVRVPYLKEEVSRMKELLKVHKEEWAKYGCSIMSDGWRDSVANKDIINFLMNSPRGSVFIKSIVASNLVKNADRMYRLLDEMVEEIGESNVIQVVTDNASNYVAAGRLLEAKRPYLYWTPCAAHCIDLILEDIGKMPSIYATLKRAIFLNGYIYNRVGIVNLMRQFTGGKELLRPAVTRFATAFITLRSIHLQKNNSRKMFTSEDWNTTKWAKEAAGKRVATIVLMPTFWSTIVYALKLTGPLVRVLRLVDGEKKLAMGYIYEAMDRAKEAIAKTFGERDKFKEAFEIIDTRWGWQIHQPLHAAAHYLNPTPSTVACRCTLLESGIFLFKPQHFAR